A window of Halomonas sp. H10-9-1 contains these coding sequences:
- a CDS encoding anaerobic ribonucleoside-triphosphate reductase activating protein codes for MIPLQDALADPVRLPVAGFDARDDHAFPGRRAAVVYLQGCPLACGYCETASSMGPARRPAAGEWPAIEALIATRVGEIDAVVFSGGEPTLHADLAAAADACQALGLAVGLHTAGPYPARLERLLPRLDWVALDTKGRGADFDRIGGRPGIWRQHALSLSLLLEAGVPFECRTTVHWRDFTLDDLEQLAMTLSDCGVRRYAIQLARLERCLDPAYREALDDAPPREALETLVRRLKPHFASVELRG; via the coding sequence ATGATCCCGCTGCAGGATGCCCTCGCCGACCCGGTTCGCCTGCCCGTCGCCGGTTTCGACGCCCGCGACGACCACGCCTTCCCCGGCCGGCGAGCGGCGGTCGTCTATCTCCAGGGCTGTCCACTGGCCTGCGGCTACTGCGAGACGGCGAGCAGCATGGGGCCGGCACGCCGCCCGGCGGCCGGCGAATGGCCGGCCATCGAGGCCTTGATTGCCACCCGGGTCGGCGAGATCGACGCGGTGGTGTTCAGCGGCGGCGAGCCTACCCTTCACGCCGACCTCGCGGCCGCCGCCGACGCCTGCCAGGCACTGGGACTGGCGGTCGGGCTGCACACCGCCGGCCCCTATCCCGCCCGCCTGGAACGGCTGCTGCCGCGGCTCGACTGGGTCGCACTGGACACCAAGGGGCGCGGCGCCGACTTCGACCGTATCGGCGGCCGGCCCGGCATCTGGCGCCAGCATGCGCTCAGCTTGTCGCTGCTGCTGGAGGCCGGGGTACCCTTCGAGTGCCGTACCACCGTGCACTGGCGCGACTTCACCCTCGACGATCTCGAGCAGCTGGCGATGACCCTCTCCGACTGCGGCGTGCGCCGCTACGCCATCCAGTTGGCCCGCCTGGAGCGTTGCCTGGATCCCGCCTACCGCGAGGCGCTCGACGACGCCCCGCCGCGCGAGGCGCTGGAGACCCTGGTGCGCCGCCTGAAGCCCCACTTCGCCTCCGTCGAGCTGCGCGGCTAG